TGCCATTTTTGTGAatgttgactatactcaaacacttgcataggaGTTTGTCACCGTAATAGctactttaaaatgtgtactgcagttagattaagctttctgcacatatataatatgcctataaaaataaatatatatttacaacactTGGCACACTTTGTGGCATAAACGTTTGGTGTCCCGGTGCCGGGACGGTTGCAGCTCAGTGGAGGCAACAGGTTTAATTAtctcttggtgacagtcatctATGTCATCAGCCAATGATTTAGCAATGTTTCAGAATTGCAACAACAGGGCTGCTGTCCCCGTTAACTTAAAGACGTCATTTTCTTTACTCCCTcttacttgtacaagatttACATAATTACTACATACGCGTCaacctgctatccaaataacaaggacttctagatgaatACCGAAGCTTTGCACTAAAGAGTGGCCTATATTACGTCTTTACACGTGTTACTTACTACTTAGTCTAACgtacttcccatcacaacagGGAGTTTCTGGACTAAAAAtaagaacacatctttcagtgtcaaagTGTAAGTCCTGCGTGTCCTTACCCCAATTTTCTACAGCCTAAAAAGTGAAATATCTAGTTATTTTGGTACCAGATGTGTTAATCTGGATACTCATagtttgccctcttctgttagccctttgtcagtcattgtgtttAATGCTTCGTTTATGTCTGTCCCTTCCACCAGTCCgtgtttttgcctgcctgcctagAGCCCGGCGTCCCAGACCCTGAGCCGGCGGAGCCCGGGATCCCATACCCAGAGCCCGGCGTCCCATACCCAGAGCCCGGCGTCCCAGACCCTGAGCCGGCGGAGCCCGGGATCCCATACCCAGAGCCCGGCGTCCCATACCCAGAGCCCGGCGTCCCAGACCCTGAGCTGGGGTCGCCTGGCTTCCTAGACACACTGACCCAGCCCGGTGTCCCTAGTGCTGCCCTGGGGGCAATGCGATCGCCAGCGCCAATGTCCCAGTACGCACCGGGGGAAGGAACCCCTTGCCTGACATCACGCCCTGCCCGGGTGGGGGttactgtgaggttctgtttggttccttttcGTTTTGTGCTTCTTTTTTGTACATAGcctgtgttatttgttttttgtatttttttctgaatgTGGCCTGTCCCGTTTGGTCCTGATTgatttcacctgtttgttgtttagtttCTTGTTAGCTGCCTATTTagtttgccctcttctgttagccaTTTGTCAATCATTGTGTTTAATGCTTCGTTTATGTCTGTCCCTGCCACCAGTCCGTGTTTTGCCTGCCTGCCGTTTCTTgtagttttcttgttttttacttgcctccattccctcattaaaagcctttttgtTGCACTTCGTGTCCGCGCTTGGGTTCTGCTAAACTCAAATCATtacacaaaacatggcaacaaaaatCATTACACAAAAAATACCCACTCCTTgttaaaagtctgcatacccttagttcttaatactgtgtattgccccctttagcatcaatgacagcgtgcacccttttgtaatagttgtctatgattcttgcaggtggtatagctgcccattcgtcttgaccAAATGCCTtctggtcatgcaaagtctttggtctcCCCACAGTGGATCGatgatattaaataaaaatctatCATAAGTTATTGAAATAAAGGCTATTTCAAAGACAACCTAAACATAATTCTGTAAAGTATTCCCATGTTACAGGCAACATGCGAGGGAGGACCTGCTGAACAGTTGATCTGGAAAAACAACACCACTGTGTGGTTCTTCCTTTATAAGGTATAAAAGTCCAGTGATGTGACATTAGTTTACTGGGGAACAGACCACTGACACAGAATATACTGTAGGCTAATACAGAATTACTACCTGTTTTATACTAGCTACATGTTATAGACTTACCATCTGTTTTTGACTTAAATCATGTTTATTCTCTTCACTCTACTCTTCATTTTGAATCTGATGTCTCTCGTGAGAAAGGTGGACACATTAATTGAACTCTGGTCTCTGGTGTGGAGTTACATTGCTTAGTAACTGACATTTCCCACAAAGTGTTATCGcagcatttaaaacaaactaCATCCATACTTTGATTTGAGCATTGGCAAATGTACTTTTAGAGACTGGTGAGTCTTCGAGtcaattgtatttgttattttactttCTAATATTATTGGTCTATAAAAGGGAAAGATTGTTTGCTCTGATGTCTGCTGGAGGTTCTACTCAATGTTCATTATATCCACAGGTAACAATGTTTCTATGGCACTGTTGTCCAGTGAAGTAAATACCTACAATTACATGTAGTTGCTATTataaaaatgattaacttgACCCAAATCTCGTCATTTATACTAGATGGCTATAGTGACACTGGACAGTTTAAATACTTGTATTTCCTtataattacagttttatacatCTCTATATGGTTGTCCAACACATTGCTTATTGTGGTTATATGTAAAGAGAGAAGCCTTCACAAACCCATGTATCTGTTTCTGTGTAGTTTGTTTGTAAATGACTTGTATGGGAGCACTGCTTTGTTTCCTGCTTTTTTGTCTAATTTGCTTTTGGATGCTCATTCAATTTCCACTGTGTATTGTTACCTACAGATCCTTTGCATATATACATATGCATGTATTGAATTATGTAATTTAGCGGTTATGTCCTACGACAGGTATCTTGCTATATGTTATCCATTACAGTATAATGTCCTTATGACACCCAAAAaggcatacattttaatttgtttaatatgGATGGTCACTTTTGTAAATGTCATCATAAATCTGTCTTTAACTATTCGCTTGCAGTTGTGTGGAAATGTTATAGTCAAAGTGTACTGTGACAACTACCTTGTAGTGAAACTCGCCTGTTCAACTGCAGATACGGCAGTTAATAACATCCATGGACTGTACTGTGCTGTTTTGCTGCTTGCTGCCCCGTTATTAACTATTGTTTTCTCTTACATTAAGATTCTGACAATTTGTTTGAAGTCCTCAATTGAAATGAGACAGAAAGCTGTGAGCACCTGTAGTCCTCATCTAGCGTCACTGTTTAACTTCTCTGTAGGCTGTTTTTTAACTGTAATCCAGAGTAGAATTGATAGACCTGTGACACATGTTCCAGCTGTACTTCAGACCATTTTATCAGTGTATTTCCTGATGTGCCAGCCACTTTTTAATCCCATTGTGTATGGAGTTAGGATGTCTAAAATCAGACAGGCTTTTAAAAAGTATACTACCCATAGGTATGCAACCTAATGCATTACATTAAAAGGAGCTTGAGCTGTTCTATCCTGTTTGTTATGTGTTTGTGAAATTATGTGTTATCATAGTAGAGATAGACTTGGTGTGGTATTTGATGTTGTCCACACATTTATGTCtttaaatgttcatttgctTGTGTGGGAATGTTGTAGCAACAGGCATTTACATGAATTAGTTAGTTTAAATGGttagtggcaaaagccatacagttcatgcTATCTGTGGTGGAAATACCTACCACCGACTCCACGGTGGTAGGCcagatcagtgacaatgacaagtccACCTACAGGGTGGAGGTCAAGTGTTTTGTGGCATGGTGCACTGACGACAACCTGGCaaagaagaccaaggagctcattatggattacaggaagtctaaaggctgcagtcaagCCCCAATTTAAATTCCCTGGTTAAAAAGGCGCAGCTGCACCTGCACTTTTCGAGGAGGCTCGAAAAGTGGCCCGCCTGTCTCCCAAAAttgtgaacttttactgctGCCCAtttgagagcattctgaccaacTGCACCACAGTATGGTTTAGAAGGTGCTCTATAgctgaccggaaggccctgcaatggaCAAATTATTTGCCCTCCTACTATCAGTTAGGCAGTGCAGGTCTCTTCgatcccacaccagcaggcccCAGGAAAagtttcttcccatccactgtaaccctgctgaactctgtgaactctgtgacccatcactaaccatacccatccacc
This genomic window from Esox lucius isolate fEsoLuc1 chromosome 7, fEsoLuc1.pri, whole genome shotgun sequence contains:
- the LOC105011186 gene encoding olfactory receptor 11A1-like is translated as MSNNNRIRKIGMSVFLPACLEPGVPDPEPAEPGIPYPEPGVPYPEPGVPDPEPAEPGIPYPEPGVPYPEPGVPDPELGSPGFLDTLTQPDGYSDTGQFKYLYFLIITVLYISIWLSNTLLIVVICKERSLHKPMYLFLCSLFVNDLYGSTALFPAFLSNLLLDAHSISTVYCYLQILCIYTYACIELCNLAVMSYDRYLAICYPLQYNVLMTPKKAYILICLIWMVTFVNVIINLSLTIRLQLCGNVIVKVYCDNYLVVKLACSTADTAVNNIHGLYCAVLLLAAPLLTIVFSYIKILTICLKSSIEMRQKAVSTCSPHLASLFNFSVGCFLTVIQSRIDRPVTHVPAVLQTILSVYFLMCQPLFNPIVYGVRMSKIRQAFKKYTTHRYAT